In the genome of Leptolyngbya sp. CCY15150, one region contains:
- the cysE gene encoding serine O-acetyltransferase has product MVFSSPRHFLHHVQSTLPRLHRSLPLFDDIAIIFERDPAAHHWLEVLCCYPGLHAIAAHRLAHWLYQRNLRLLPRFMAHLSRFLTGIEIHPGAQIGRGVFIDHGLGVVIGETARVGDYSLIYQGVTLGGTGRDIGKRHPTVGSHVVIGAGAKILGPIAIGDYARIGAGAVVLRAVPAHYTAVGIPSRHVSRGNARTAPLDHAQLPDTDAASLRSLLDRIETLEAQLTHLQSHLQSSTLTHPSQTPLEVSS; this is encoded by the coding sequence ATGGTTTTCTCCTCACCCCGCCACTTCCTCCATCACGTCCAGAGCACCCTACCTCGACTCCATCGATCGCTGCCGCTGTTCGATGATATTGCCATTATTTTTGAGCGTGACCCAGCAGCACACCATTGGCTAGAGGTGCTCTGTTGCTATCCAGGCTTGCACGCGATCGCTGCCCATCGCCTAGCCCACTGGCTTTATCAACGGAATCTACGTCTCCTGCCTCGCTTCATGGCCCACCTGAGTCGTTTCTTAACAGGGATCGAAATTCACCCCGGAGCCCAGATAGGCCGGGGTGTTTTCATCGACCACGGTCTCGGGGTGGTAATTGGCGAAACGGCTAGGGTCGGAGACTATAGTTTGATTTACCAAGGTGTCACCCTAGGGGGCACTGGCCGGGACATAGGTAAACGCCATCCCACCGTAGGTAGCCATGTGGTGATCGGAGCTGGGGCCAAGATTTTGGGGCCGATCGCCATTGGTGACTATGCCCGGATTGGGGCTGGGGCCGTTGTCCTACGGGCTGTACCAGCCCACTACACCGCTGTTGGCATTCCCAGCCGTCACGTATCCCGTGGTAATGCTAGAACCGCGCCCTTAGACCATGCTCAGCTTCCCGATACCGATGCCGCATCGTTGCGATCGCTTTTGGATCGAATCGAAACCTTGGAAGCACAACTTACTCATCTTCAGTCCCATCTTCAATCATCAACTCTCACCCATCCATCTCAAACCCCCTTGGAGGTTAGCTCATGA
- a CDS encoding GntR family transcriptional regulator, translated as MINQVVQRQKSLSEQTYDALRGSILSGELLPGDRLIETQIASHLKVSRTPIREAIRQLQQEELVTADGNGWLRVTTISAREAEHLYDCRIALETLAVTEACQWIKPEQLRQFEYYLNESGALVQQKPSVDLGSQMLDLDYRFHRLIAESSGNLCLLGLLDQVFSKMTLLRIRTTHHNPRVLDINTEHQRVYQAITHQQTEEAIQAIREHLLASKRRVVEEVKAILAPS; from the coding sequence ATGATCAACCAGGTCGTTCAGCGTCAAAAGTCGTTGTCAGAGCAAACCTACGATGCTCTGCGAGGCAGTATTTTATCCGGCGAGTTATTGCCTGGCGATCGCTTGATAGAAACTCAAATTGCCAGTCATCTTAAAGTGAGCCGCACTCCTATTCGAGAAGCCATTCGCCAACTTCAGCAAGAAGAGCTGGTGACGGCTGATGGTAACGGATGGCTGAGGGTTACAACTATCTCCGCTCGCGAAGCTGAGCATTTGTATGATTGCCGGATTGCCCTGGAAACCTTGGCTGTCACTGAAGCCTGTCAGTGGATTAAGCCGGAGCAATTACGCCAATTTGAGTACTATTTGAACGAGTCAGGAGCCTTAGTTCAGCAAAAGCCATCGGTTGATCTAGGATCTCAGATGCTGGACTTAGATTATCGCTTCCATCGTCTAATTGCTGAAAGCTCCGGTAATTTATGTCTCCTGGGGCTACTCGATCAGGTCTTTAGTAAGATGACCCTCCTACGCATTCGCACTACCCACCACAATCCCCGAGTCCTAGATATCAATACCGAACATCAACGGGTTTATCAGGCGATCACCCACCAGCAGACTGAAGAAGCGATCCAAGCCATCCGAGAGCATTTACTAGCCAGCAAACGTCGTGTGGTGGAAGAGGTGAAGGCTATTCTTGCACCCTCATAG
- the nifT gene encoding putative nitrogen fixation protein NifT, with protein MKVMLRTNAAGKLLVYVAKKDLEEEVIAQRQEENTQRLTLSNGWELSISGLSEPITTPQTVEARKLN; from the coding sequence ATGAAAGTAATGCTCCGTACTAACGCCGCCGGCAAGCTCTTGGTTTATGTAGCCAAAAAAGACCTAGAGGAAGAAGTCATTGCCCAACGTCAAGAGGAAAATACCCAACGATTGACCTTGTCGAATGGCTGGGAGCTATCGATTTCAGGATTGAGTGAACCCATTACTACGCCTCAAACCGTAGAGGCTAGAAAGTTAAATTAG
- a CDS encoding amino acid ABC transporter permease encodes MDYNPQFSVVWNNAGLFIQGVWLTFQITGVAIAFGLLLGILGAIGRTSDNRIANGIAIAYVEFFRNTPFLIQLFFFFFGLPSIGVRMSPWQAAVLALAINFGAYATEIVRAGIEGIAKGQVEAGLALGFKPFQIFRHIVLIPALGNIYPALVSQIVIAVLFSSVVSQISAEELTFVGNYLQSRTFRSFEIYLAISLIYVALVWCLKAIAFLVQRRFFAFTQYIR; translated from the coding sequence ATGGACTATAACCCCCAGTTTTCGGTGGTATGGAACAATGCGGGACTCTTTATACAAGGAGTCTGGTTGACGTTTCAGATTACCGGTGTGGCGATCGCCTTTGGGTTGCTCCTCGGCATCCTAGGAGCCATTGGTCGCACATCCGACAATCGTATTGCCAATGGAATTGCGATCGCTTACGTGGAGTTTTTCCGCAATACTCCATTTCTGATTCAGCTCTTCTTCTTTTTCTTTGGTTTACCCAGCATTGGTGTGCGCATGTCGCCCTGGCAAGCCGCAGTATTGGCCCTGGCCATCAACTTTGGTGCCTATGCTACAGAGATTGTGCGGGCTGGAATAGAAGGAATCGCTAAAGGACAAGTTGAGGCTGGTTTAGCCCTAGGGTTTAAGCCATTTCAGATATTTCGTCATATTGTTTTGATTCCAGCATTGGGCAATATTTATCCTGCCCTAGTTAGTCAGATTGTGATCGCTGTGCTATTCAGTAGTGTAGTGTCACAGATTTCAGCCGAAGAACTAACATTTGTTGGTAATTATTTGCAGTCTCGCACCTTCCGCAGTTTTGAAATCTATCTGGCCATTTCGTTGATCTATGTAGCCTTGGTGTGGTGTTTGAAAGCGATCGCCTTTTTAGTCCAGCGCCGTTTTTTTGCATTTACGCAATATATCCGCTAG
- a CDS encoding (2Fe-2S) ferredoxin domain-containing protein has product MADPNLLPPWMFNLDGTFIDFLGDSPATAKMMRLEVEGEILAIKLRKELRGPWRSHLQAGDRLHCIGRSHWDTKTGVIKLKAYQVLTLPRIQPTIPVTALPANPVPCTPPLPVQHIKLQVCRKSGCQKRGGQEMVTALKQALRDRNLHHQVEIQYTGCQKRCSDAPTLTVMPGRHRYNRVKIPRLSALLDRHLNPTSSKVQERS; this is encoded by the coding sequence ATGGCTGACCCAAATCTGCTTCCCCCCTGGATGTTTAATCTTGACGGCACTTTTATTGATTTCTTGGGGGATAGCCCAGCAACAGCCAAAATGATGCGGCTGGAGGTGGAGGGCGAGATACTGGCTATCAAACTGCGGAAAGAATTGCGCGGCCCTTGGCGATCGCATCTTCAAGCAGGCGATCGCCTTCACTGTATTGGTCGTAGCCATTGGGATACAAAAACTGGCGTGATCAAGCTCAAAGCCTATCAAGTTTTGACCTTGCCTAGGATACAACCCACAATCCCTGTAACCGCTCTTCCAGCCAACCCTGTACCCTGCACCCCGCCATTACCTGTTCAGCACATCAAGCTACAGGTATGCCGTAAATCTGGCTGCCAAAAACGCGGCGGGCAGGAGATGGTCACGGCACTCAAACAAGCCTTACGCGATCGCAATCTGCACCACCAGGTCGAGATTCAATACACCGGCTGCCAAAAGCGTTGTTCCGATGCACCTACCTTAACCGTGATGCCCGGTCGGCACCGCTACAACCGAGTCAAAATCCCCCGGCTATCTGCCCTGCTCGATCGCCACCTGAATCCTACGTCATCGAAGGTTCAAGAAAGAAGCTGA
- a CDS encoding transporter substrate-binding domain-containing protein, protein MIQALSAIVKRFSTQLNLPQTWLKTAVITGISLLFTVSIVSCSTGSITAQQVAVDPSDSSSSAGEVAVGNTLDQILSTGVVKIAVPQDSPPFGSMGADGQPQGYDIEVAKLIAEALEVNLELVPVTSTNRIPYLQTNRADLVISSLGATPERAKSIYFSSIPYAPFFSGVYGPSSADISDYSDLSGYSVGVTQGSLEDLEVTDKAPEGVEIKRFEDNSITVSALLAGQVDLIATGNTIAGKVIQDNPTADLQNLFVMKNSPCYIGMRRGDLDMLQWVNVFIRHKRFSGEFETLSQEWFGEPLQIPAF, encoded by the coding sequence ATGATTCAAGCCCTTAGCGCTATCGTCAAACGCTTTTCCACTCAGTTAAACCTACCTCAAACATGGCTTAAGACTGCCGTTATTACTGGAATTAGCCTGCTTTTCACGGTTAGCATCGTTTCTTGTTCTACCGGATCCATCACTGCTCAGCAAGTCGCTGTAGATCCATCGGATAGTTCATCGTCTGCTGGGGAGGTGGCCGTAGGCAACACGCTTGATCAAATCCTGAGTACAGGGGTAGTTAAAATAGCAGTTCCCCAAGATTCCCCTCCCTTTGGATCAATGGGTGCAGATGGACAGCCTCAAGGCTATGACATTGAGGTTGCAAAACTTATTGCTGAAGCCCTAGAGGTTAACTTAGAATTGGTGCCCGTCACCAGTACCAACCGAATTCCCTACCTGCAAACTAATCGAGCAGATTTAGTCATTTCTAGCCTAGGTGCTACCCCAGAACGGGCTAAATCCATCTACTTTTCGTCCATCCCCTATGCACCATTTTTCTCCGGTGTCTATGGCCCATCTAGCGCTGACATTTCTGACTACAGCGATCTATCAGGTTACAGTGTTGGGGTTACTCAAGGTTCTTTAGAAGATCTAGAAGTCACCGATAAGGCTCCTGAAGGAGTGGAAATCAAGCGATTTGAGGATAACAGCATTACAGTTTCCGCATTGTTAGCAGGTCAGGTTGATTTAATCGCCACAGGAAATACGATTGCTGGCAAGGTCATTCAGGACAACCCAACGGCTGATCTACAAAATTTGTTCGTGATGAAAAACTCTCCCTGCTACATCGGTATGCGTCGAGGCGATCTTGATATGCTGCAATGGGTCAATGTTTTTATCCGTCACAAACGATTCTCCGGTGAATTTGAGACGCTATCCCAAGAGTGGTTCGGTGAACCCCTTCAAATTCCTGCCTTCTAG
- a CDS encoding amino acid ABC transporter ATP-binding protein, whose amino-acid sequence MVQPSQSISSHSIADGTPAIIAHQVEKWYSNDFHVLKGVSLTVQRGEVVVIMGPSGSGKSTFIRTFNALEPFQKGSIEVDGIALTPKMKNVEAIRREVGMVFQQFNLFPHLSVLDNVTLAPMEVRRWSKQQAKDIAAELLERVGILDQAHKYPGQLSGGQQQRVAIARALAMQPKIMLFDEPTSALDPEMVREVLDAMRSLAQSGMTMVCVTHEVGFAREVADRIVLMAEGQLVEEATPQEFFTHPKHQRTQQFLSQILH is encoded by the coding sequence ATGGTACAGCCTTCCCAATCCATTTCATCTCATTCCATTGCCGATGGTACCCCTGCCATCATTGCCCATCAGGTCGAGAAATGGTACAGCAATGATTTCCATGTTTTGAAGGGGGTTAGTTTGACCGTTCAGCGTGGCGAAGTTGTGGTGATCATGGGGCCATCTGGCTCCGGCAAATCTACGTTTATCCGAACCTTTAATGCACTAGAACCTTTTCAAAAGGGTAGCATTGAGGTCGATGGAATTGCCCTCACGCCCAAGATGAAAAATGTAGAGGCGATTCGTAGGGAAGTAGGTATGGTATTTCAACAGTTTAATTTATTTCCCCATTTAAGCGTATTGGATAATGTTACTCTTGCCCCCATGGAGGTACGCCGCTGGAGTAAACAACAGGCCAAAGACATTGCAGCAGAATTACTAGAGCGAGTAGGAATTTTAGATCAAGCCCATAAGTATCCAGGACAACTATCCGGGGGGCAGCAGCAGCGGGTGGCGATCGCTCGTGCCTTGGCCATGCAGCCCAAAATTATGCTATTCGATGAACCCACCTCAGCGCTCGATCCGGAGATGGTGCGAGAGGTGTTGGACGCCATGCGTTCCTTAGCCCAATCAGGGATGACCATGGTGTGTGTTACCCATGAGGTAGGCTTTGCCCGAGAAGTCGCCGATCGCATTGTGCTGATGGCTGAGGGGCAGCTTGTGGAAGAGGCTACCCCCCAAGAGTTCTTCACCCATCCAAAGCATCAGCGCACCCAGCAGTTTCTCTCCCAAATCCTCCATTAG
- a CDS encoding peroxiredoxin-like family protein — protein MSVSSQSPSQSSDLWTLFHERPHLRVSDGAAVPLWEDGESAPYFLILLWPQLGDFDSLEYAWWLQRDAQRLQDLGVAVRAIGIGDRNSGQRFCTYTGFPADCLWVDPTASLHQQLSLYPGLSLKPPGFSAAQRAWLNLLLMCAGIGSPGTLAEVFRGYRGDRQAPQLIGDDQVVHAAPLPPLRGSWFQWAGGQGFQRPFELATLRLRNMAEALGHWTTYVPKADYLTQRGATFLFDAQGHLLYEHRDRAILGFSETMSNPLDFLSAVSMNQADSGVAESPTGCAQEP, from the coding sequence ATGTCTGTTTCAAGCCAATCTCCGAGCCAATCTAGCGATCTATGGACGCTGTTCCACGAAAGACCCCATCTGCGGGTTAGCGATGGAGCGGCTGTTCCGTTATGGGAAGATGGTGAATCTGCCCCCTATTTTCTCATCCTCCTCTGGCCCCAGTTAGGCGATTTTGATAGTTTAGAATATGCCTGGTGGCTGCAACGGGATGCCCAACGGCTGCAGGATCTGGGGGTGGCTGTGCGTGCCATTGGCATTGGCGATCGCAACTCTGGGCAGCGATTTTGCACCTACACGGGGTTTCCGGCAGATTGTTTATGGGTGGATCCCACGGCAAGCCTACACCAGCAGCTCAGCCTGTACCCTGGACTTTCCCTCAAACCGCCCGGATTTTCCGCAGCCCAGCGAGCTTGGCTCAACCTTTTGCTGATGTGTGCAGGCATCGGTAGCCCTGGTACCTTAGCTGAAGTGTTCCGTGGTTATCGGGGCGATCGCCAAGCTCCACAGCTCATTGGCGATGATCAAGTTGTCCATGCGGCTCCGCTACCGCCGTTGAGAGGCTCTTGGTTTCAGTGGGCTGGAGGACAAGGGTTTCAGCGCCCTTTTGAGCTAGCAACTCTACGGCTCCGCAATATGGCAGAAGCGCTAGGACATTGGACAACCTACGTACCCAAAGCTGACTATTTAACGCAGCGGGGGGCAACTTTTCTTTTTGATGCCCAGGGACATCTGCTGTATGAACATCGCGATCGCGCCATCTTGGGTTTTTCTGAAACGATGAGCAATCCGCTTGATTTTCTTTCGGCTGTGTCGATGAATCAGGCTGATTCTGGTGTTGCTGAATCGCCTACAGGCTGCGCTCAGGAACCGTGA
- a CDS encoding helix-turn-helix domain-containing protein, producing MTYAVKASCIACDQCHSSCPNGAVKTTDAGYWIDPTLCDRCPDVDTPRCVDVCAVSSVTPLPAKKGRNRSTLLPAAIHEIFLNGKTTPFASSMVVWEASNILAQRESLSWYADDHDHLCYQRSIHRGQGNIQFRLSSNPELPDSPPMAYSLGTAALGNFDIRAVCIHLIFAAYATTLNCPWETPFILNDQHIEQYLGLHKRKDLTKLAKLTLIKDLVYQACQLLVTLDWPRQGKVPGFSIPEQPVWQLLDTQYYFDIDDQGYRHLIGLGFSIQTGDWAKHFLNKQDYRKQTAFYQYGTLPQSLLTEVMGNWQQHEGAVRLLLWLVFKLRLGGDHRVTVRTLLRIAYGNQRLSDAMTIRGAHKRLLKTFESDLEAIYHYGLKPQFDPDTYGSDIQPLWARVADIPDDADDALEFWTNDANQALSLTDIAPRNKWQRLLNARILGFELSEEWQQSLRRPRTKHRRQSKSSTVHAHPLSSHVIKAARQQLNLSQRALAERLGKSQSWIRDVENGRFKISSSDQTRLRQTLNLV from the coding sequence ATGACGTATGCCGTTAAAGCAAGCTGTATTGCCTGCGATCAATGTCATTCAAGCTGCCCAAACGGCGCAGTTAAGACCACTGACGCTGGTTACTGGATCGATCCAACCTTGTGCGATCGCTGCCCAGATGTAGATACTCCTCGCTGCGTGGACGTTTGTGCGGTTAGCTCGGTAACGCCGCTCCCCGCCAAAAAAGGGCGCAACAGAAGTACCCTGCTACCCGCCGCCATCCACGAAATCTTTCTCAATGGTAAAACGACGCCCTTTGCCTCCTCCATGGTGGTCTGGGAAGCTAGCAACATTTTGGCTCAACGAGAGTCGCTGTCTTGGTATGCTGATGACCATGATCACTTGTGCTACCAACGCAGCATCCACCGAGGTCAGGGAAATATTCAGTTTCGCCTATCCTCCAATCCAGAATTACCAGACTCGCCGCCGATGGCCTATAGTTTGGGAACGGCTGCCCTAGGCAACTTTGATATTCGTGCCGTCTGTATTCATCTGATCTTTGCCGCCTATGCTACAACACTTAACTGTCCTTGGGAAACGCCCTTTATCCTCAATGATCAACATATCGAACAATACCTAGGACTTCACAAACGCAAAGACCTCACAAAACTGGCAAAGCTTACCTTAATCAAAGACTTAGTGTATCAAGCCTGCCAACTGTTGGTCACTCTAGACTGGCCACGTCAAGGCAAAGTGCCAGGATTCTCAATTCCCGAACAGCCCGTGTGGCAGTTGCTGGATACCCAATATTACTTTGACATCGACGACCAAGGCTATCGCCACCTCATTGGTCTGGGGTTCAGCATTCAAACTGGCGACTGGGCCAAGCATTTTCTAAACAAGCAAGACTACCGTAAACAAACCGCTTTTTATCAATACGGTACCTTACCTCAGTCACTGCTCACAGAAGTGATGGGAAACTGGCAGCAGCATGAGGGAGCCGTACGGCTACTGCTGTGGCTTGTCTTCAAGCTGCGTCTAGGGGGCGATCACCGCGTCACAGTCCGGACATTACTGCGCATTGCCTACGGAAATCAACGGCTATCCGATGCGATGACCATTCGCGGAGCCCACAAGCGCTTACTCAAAACCTTTGAAAGTGACTTGGAAGCCATCTACCATTACGGACTCAAGCCACAGTTTGATCCAGATACCTACGGATCTGATATTCAACCCCTTTGGGCAAGGGTTGCAGATATTCCGGATGATGCGGATGATGCTCTAGAATTTTGGACGAACGACGCCAACCAAGCCCTCAGCCTCACAGATATTGCACCTCGGAACAAGTGGCAACGATTGCTCAATGCACGGATTCTAGGATTTGAGTTGTCAGAAGAGTGGCAGCAGAGCCTGCGACGGCCCCGCACCAAACATCGCCGCCAGAGCAAATCATCCACAGTTCATGCCCATCCCCTATCCAGTCACGTCATCAAAGCTGCTCGTCAGCAACTGAATCTCAGTCAACGGGCACTGGCCGAGCGTCTTGGCAAAAGCCAGAGCTGGATTCGCGATGTTGAAAACGGTCGCTTCAAAATCAGCAGTAGTGACCAAACTCGACTGCGCCAAACCCTCAATCTTGTCTAA
- a CDS encoding Asr1405/Asl0597 family protein encodes MNPSFAAPSDWGQAVSVQRCDRWSIHHRLQELNIPCACPADGSLRVEVNHALALLLVRSTLHQFSLSRQEGVTWLERCWHTRVTCLANS; translated from the coding sequence ATGAATCCATCCTTTGCCGCTCCCTCCGACTGGGGGCAAGCCGTCTCAGTTCAGCGGTGCGATCGCTGGTCTATCCACCATCGTCTTCAGGAGCTGAATATTCCCTGTGCCTGTCCCGCCGATGGCAGCCTACGAGTTGAGGTCAACCATGCCCTAGCCCTACTACTTGTTCGCAGCACCCTACACCAGTTTTCCCTATCTCGCCAGGAAGGCGTGACCTGGTTGGAGCGATGTTGGCATACCCGCGTCACCTGCTTGGCCAACTCCTAA
- a CDS encoding amino acid ABC transporter permease, which translates to MQDFTLSQILVNLLIATRWTIALSAIAFVGGGLAGFLIMLLRISPNPWLRSLSILYIELFEATPLLMQLFLVFFGLSVVFDLNLSPWLSAAIALTTYSSAFLADIWRGSVEAVPHGQWDASRSLGLSYPKQLRRIILPQAIRMSIPSTVGFAVQVIKGTSLASVIGFIELTRSASSISNITFQPFLVYSIAAVIYFCLCFPLSLWSKRLEKQFTYGN; encoded by the coding sequence ATGCAAGACTTCACCCTTTCCCAAATTTTAGTCAACCTATTAATAGCAACCCGATGGACGATAGCTCTATCAGCGATCGCCTTCGTGGGCGGTGGTCTGGCAGGTTTCTTGATCATGCTGCTGCGTATTTCCCCTAATCCATGGCTGCGATCGCTTAGCATTCTATATATTGAGCTTTTCGAAGCCACGCCTCTGCTCATGCAGTTATTTCTTGTTTTTTTCGGGCTATCCGTCGTCTTCGATCTTAATCTATCTCCATGGCTATCAGCCGCGATCGCCCTGACAACTTATAGCAGTGCTTTCTTAGCCGATATCTGGCGTGGATCTGTAGAAGCTGTACCTCACGGTCAATGGGATGCCTCCCGTTCCCTAGGACTTAGCTACCCCAAACAGCTACGGCGCATTATCCTCCCTCAGGCCATTCGTATGTCTATTCCCTCAACCGTAGGGTTTGCCGTACAGGTTATCAAAGGAACCTCCCTAGCTTCAGTGATTGGCTTCATCGAGTTGACCCGCTCCGCATCATCTATCAGCAATATCACCTTTCAGCCTTTCTTGGTTTATTCCATAGCTGCTGTGATCTATTTCTGCCTATGCTTTCCCCTCTCTTTATGGAGTAAACGTCTGGAAAAACAGTTCACCTATGGCAACTAA
- a CDS encoding DNA starvation/stationary phase protection protein: protein MTTTETTLNNLVRAFGDVGNNPVGFELDITIAVCEGLNLAFASFQALYLQYQKHHFVVDGAEFYSIHEFFQDSYGDVQSHAHDLAERLNGLGGIPAGSFATLADLCCFTPEPDGAFTCRQMLENDLTAEQAMIALLRRLSTQAESVGDRATRYLYDSILLKTEDRAFHVDHFLAGDSLTLSLPS from the coding sequence ATGACGACAACTGAAACGACCCTCAACAACCTAGTTCGCGCCTTTGGCGACGTTGGCAACAACCCCGTTGGTTTTGAACTTGACATCACCATCGCTGTTTGCGAAGGACTTAACCTAGCCTTCGCTAGCTTTCAGGCTCTCTACTTGCAGTACCAAAAGCATCATTTTGTTGTAGACGGAGCCGAGTTCTACTCGATCCACGAATTCTTTCAAGACAGCTACGGCGATGTTCAAAGCCATGCCCACGACTTAGCCGAACGGCTCAACGGTCTTGGCGGCATTCCAGCGGGCAGTTTTGCGACCTTAGCTGACCTCTGTTGTTTTACACCTGAGCCTGATGGGGCGTTTACCTGCCGCCAAATGCTAGAGAATGATCTCACTGCCGAACAGGCGATGATTGCTCTTTTGCGTCGCTTATCAACCCAGGCAGAAAGTGTGGGCGATCGCGCCACCCGCTACCTCTACGACAGCATTTTGCTAAAAACGGAAGATCGTGCCTTCCATGTTGATCACTTCCTTGCTGGGGATAGCCTTACCCTCAGCCTCCCAAGTTAG